A single window of Mangifera indica cultivar Alphonso chromosome 18, CATAS_Mindica_2.1, whole genome shotgun sequence DNA harbors:
- the LOC123201670 gene encoding uncharacterized protein LOC123201670, translated as MMEVVAKVPSGTGGSGGSGGESEDEGWGGIIDETAQVILATLGIIFVYIYILHGEELTLLARDYLKYLFGKGYKSVRLTNAMEWWEDFLELFKEEESIDDENWLEKVIINTPTCYDSPEKYRRLLEAYMESQQEEEEEDDDNDDGDNNDDL; from the exons ATGATGGAAGTGGTGGCAAAAGTGCCAAGTGGCACTGGTGGCAGTGGTGGTAGTGGTGGAGAATCAGAGGATGAAGGCTGGGGTGGGATCATAGATGAAACCGCGCAAGTCATATTAGCAACACTTGGCATAATATTTGTG tatatttatatacttcATGGTGAGGAGTTGACTCTATTAGCAAGAGACTACCTGAAGTATCTATTTGGAAAAGGTTACAAGAGTGTTCGTTTAACAAATGCAATGGAATGGTGGGAAGATTTCCTCGAGCTTTTCAAAGAAGAGGAATCTATCGATGATGAGAATTGGTTGGAGAAGGTAATCATTAATACCCCAACATGTTATGACAGTCCAGAGAAATACAGACGTTTGCTTGAAGCTTACATGGAATcacaacaagaagaagaagaagaagatgatgataatgatgatggtGATAATAATGATGATTTATAA
- the LOC123201436 gene encoding uncharacterized protein LOC123201436 produces the protein MASTSFTMTIMPSNFQQSELVSLSCNNKQIHFHQSATSVNVFKQQNIRLSLSSNFHMRRHQEVLKPIAAVDSGLEVSITDPEDLISVKDAKIVVDSQDENKIQMRVDLTGDTTQKVFDRVLVNLARSAPPIPGFRREKGGKTTRVPKDFLLQILGEDRVTKFVVQEIVSSTMTDYAKKENLNVKEKKVTTTQSAAELKKLFTPGYEFGFNAIMELENPEAEEKPEADE, from the exons ATGGCCTCGACTTCATTCACAATGACGATAATGCCATCAAACTTTCAACAATCTGAA tTGGTCTCTCTGAGCTGCAATAACAAGCAAATTCATTTCCACCAAAGCGCCACAAGTGTTAATGTATTTAAACAGCAAAACATTAG GTTGTCATTATCTTCTAATTTCCACATGAGAAGACATCAAGAAGTGTTGAAGCCTATAGCTGCAGTTGACTCAG GTTTAGAGGTGTCTATTACGGATCCAGAGGACTTGATAAGCGTCAAAGATGCCAAGATAGTTGTAGACTCTCAAGATGAAAATAAGATACAG ATGAGAGTGGATTTGACTGGTGATACGACACAAAAAGTATTTGATAGGGTTTTAGTAAATTTGGCTCGTTCAGCACCACCGATACCTGGATTTCGCCGAGAAAAAGGAG GAAAAACTACAAGG GTCCCAAAGGACTTCCTCTTACAAATCCTTGGTGAAGATCGTGTAACAAAGTTTGTGGTACAAGAAATTGTTAGCTCAACCATGACCGATTATGCAAAGAAG GAAAATTTGAACGTGAAGGAGAAAAAAGTTACCACAACCCAGTCTGCTGCAGAACTCAAAAAGCTTTTCACTCCAGGATATGAGTTTGGATTTAATGCTATAATGGAACTTGAAAATCCAGAAGCTGAAGAAAAACCAGAAGCAGACGAATAA
- the LOC123202166 gene encoding flap endonuclease Xni isoform X3: MFIDGTSVIYRAYYKLLAKLHHGHLSHADGNGDWVLTIFSALSLIIDVLEFIPSHVAVVFDHDGSPFGHASISSKENFMAKGMNFRHTLYPSYKNNRPPTPDTVVQGLQYLKASIKAMSIKVIEVPGVEADDVIGTLAVRSVDDGYKVRVVSPDKDFFQILSPSLRLLRIAPRGFDMVSFGMEDFAKKYGELKPSQFVDVIALIGDSADNIPGVEGIGNVRAVQLISKFGSLENLLQHVDQVEEQRIREALITHADQAILSKNLALLRTDLPFYMVPFTTRDLTFKKPEDNGEKFRSLLTAIAAYAEGFSAEPMIRRAIYLWKKLQAPQ; the protein is encoded by the exons ATGTTTATTGATGGCACATCAGTCATTTATAGAGCTTACTACAAGCTATTGG CAAAGTTGCATCATGGTCATCTATCACATGCTGATGGCAATGGAGATTGGgttttaacaatattttcagCTCTCTCTCTT ATCATTGATGTGCTGGAGTTCATCCCATCTCATGTAGCG GTGGTGTTTGACCATGATG GATCTCCATTTGGTCATGCTTCTAtttcttcaaaagaaaatttcatgGCAAAAG GTATGAATTTTCGTCATACTCTATATCCATCTTACAAGAACAACCGCCCCCCTACACCTGATACCGTTGTTCAGGGGCTTCAATATTTGAAAGCATCCATCAAGGCTATGTCCATTAAAGTAATTGAG GTACCTGGTGTAGAAGCTGATGATGTGATTGGAACATTGGCTGTGAGAAGTGTTGATGATGGGTACAAG GTGCGAGTTGTTTCCCCAGACAAAGATTTCTTTCAGATTCTCTCCCCCTCTTTACGTCTTCTACGAATAGCACCACGGGGATTTGA TATGGTTTCATTTGGAATGGAAGATTTTGCTAAAAAGTATGGAGAACTGAAACCTTCACAATTCGTGGATGTGATAGCCCTTATTGGTGATTCTGCTGATAATATTCCAG GAGTTGAAGGAATTGGAAATGTTCGTGCTGTGCAACTCATCTCTAAATTTG GCTCATTGGAGAACTTGTTGCAACATGTTGATCAAGTTGAAGAACAACGTATTAGAGAG GCCTTGATAACTCATGCTGATCAAGCTATCCTAAGCAAGAACTTG GCATTGCTGCGTACTGATCTTCCATTCTACATGGTACCGTTTACTACCAGGGATCTCACTTTTAAGAAACCAGAG GACAATGGGGAGAAATTCCGAAGCCTCTTGACTGCTATTGCGGCTTATGCAGAAGGGTTTTCAGCTGAGCCAATGATAAGAAGAGCCATCTATTTGTGGAAGAAACTTCAAGCGCCGCAATGA
- the LOC123202166 gene encoding DNA polymerase I, thermostable isoform X1 produces MAYFQSLHFQVHSFWRSFNCFGKDFTRCHRVGNNLSTIKRLDLVHLSSFLFKKEYCSLSTDSNSTFHGVVHANVNSDVATSQSEQSLHQEALLHSLKFKEQPPSGRVMFIDGTSVIYRAYYKLLAKLHHGHLSHADGNGDWVLTIFSALSLIIDVLEFIPSHVAVVFDHDGSPFGHASISSKENFMAKGMNFRHTLYPSYKNNRPPTPDTVVQGLQYLKASIKAMSIKVIEVPGVEADDVIGTLAVRSVDDGYKVRVVSPDKDFFQILSPSLRLLRIAPRGFDMVSFGMEDFAKKYGELKPSQFVDVIALIGDSADNIPGVEGIGNVRAVQLISKFGSLENLLQHVDQVEEQRIREALITHADQAILSKNLALLRTDLPFYMVPFTTRDLTFKKPEDNGEKFRSLLTAIAAYAEGFSAEPMIRRAIYLWKKLQAPQ; encoded by the exons ATGGCATATTTTCAGTCCTTGCATTTTCAAGTCCATTCCTTTTGGAGAAGTTTTAATTGCTTTGGTAAAGACTTCACAAGGTGTCATAGAGTCGGAAACAACTTGTCTACTATCAAGAGACTTGATCTAGTTCATCTTTCATCCTTTCTATTCAAAAAG GAATACTGTAGTCTATCTAcagattcaaattcaacttttcaTGGAGTTGTTCATGCAAATGTTAACAGTGATGTAGCTACTTCGCAAAGTGAGCAATCGTTGCACCAAGAGGCACTCCTTCATTCTTTGAAGTTTAAAGAACAACCACCAAGTGGCAGAGTAATGTTTATTGATGGCACATCAGTCATTTATAGAGCTTACTACAAGCTATTGG CAAAGTTGCATCATGGTCATCTATCACATGCTGATGGCAATGGAGATTGGgttttaacaatattttcagCTCTCTCTCTT ATCATTGATGTGCTGGAGTTCATCCCATCTCATGTAGCG GTGGTGTTTGACCATGATG GATCTCCATTTGGTCATGCTTCTAtttcttcaaaagaaaatttcatgGCAAAAG GTATGAATTTTCGTCATACTCTATATCCATCTTACAAGAACAACCGCCCCCCTACACCTGATACCGTTGTTCAGGGGCTTCAATATTTGAAAGCATCCATCAAGGCTATGTCCATTAAAGTAATTGAG GTACCTGGTGTAGAAGCTGATGATGTGATTGGAACATTGGCTGTGAGAAGTGTTGATGATGGGTACAAG GTGCGAGTTGTTTCCCCAGACAAAGATTTCTTTCAGATTCTCTCCCCCTCTTTACGTCTTCTACGAATAGCACCACGGGGATTTGA TATGGTTTCATTTGGAATGGAAGATTTTGCTAAAAAGTATGGAGAACTGAAACCTTCACAATTCGTGGATGTGATAGCCCTTATTGGTGATTCTGCTGATAATATTCCAG GAGTTGAAGGAATTGGAAATGTTCGTGCTGTGCAACTCATCTCTAAATTTG GCTCATTGGAGAACTTGTTGCAACATGTTGATCAAGTTGAAGAACAACGTATTAGAGAG GCCTTGATAACTCATGCTGATCAAGCTATCCTAAGCAAGAACTTG GCATTGCTGCGTACTGATCTTCCATTCTACATGGTACCGTTTACTACCAGGGATCTCACTTTTAAGAAACCAGAG GACAATGGGGAGAAATTCCGAAGCCTCTTGACTGCTATTGCGGCTTATGCAGAAGGGTTTTCAGCTGAGCCAATGATAAGAAGAGCCATCTATTTGTGGAAGAAACTTCAAGCGCCGCAATGA
- the LOC123202166 gene encoding DNA polymerase I, thermostable isoform X2: protein MAYFQSLHFQVHSFWRSFNCFGKDFTRCHRVGNNLSTIKRLDLVHLSSFLFKKEYCSLSTDSNSTFHGVVHANVNSDVATSQSEQSLHQEALLHSLKFKEQPPSGRVMFIDGTSVIYRAYYKLLAKLHHGHLSHADGNGDWVLTIFSALSLIIDVLEFIPSHVAVVFDHDGMNFRHTLYPSYKNNRPPTPDTVVQGLQYLKASIKAMSIKVIEVPGVEADDVIGTLAVRSVDDGYKVRVVSPDKDFFQILSPSLRLLRIAPRGFDMVSFGMEDFAKKYGELKPSQFVDVIALIGDSADNIPGVEGIGNVRAVQLISKFGSLENLLQHVDQVEEQRIREALITHADQAILSKNLALLRTDLPFYMVPFTTRDLTFKKPEDNGEKFRSLLTAIAAYAEGFSAEPMIRRAIYLWKKLQAPQ from the exons ATGGCATATTTTCAGTCCTTGCATTTTCAAGTCCATTCCTTTTGGAGAAGTTTTAATTGCTTTGGTAAAGACTTCACAAGGTGTCATAGAGTCGGAAACAACTTGTCTACTATCAAGAGACTTGATCTAGTTCATCTTTCATCCTTTCTATTCAAAAAG GAATACTGTAGTCTATCTAcagattcaaattcaacttttcaTGGAGTTGTTCATGCAAATGTTAACAGTGATGTAGCTACTTCGCAAAGTGAGCAATCGTTGCACCAAGAGGCACTCCTTCATTCTTTGAAGTTTAAAGAACAACCACCAAGTGGCAGAGTAATGTTTATTGATGGCACATCAGTCATTTATAGAGCTTACTACAAGCTATTGG CAAAGTTGCATCATGGTCATCTATCACATGCTGATGGCAATGGAGATTGGgttttaacaatattttcagCTCTCTCTCTT ATCATTGATGTGCTGGAGTTCATCCCATCTCATGTAGCG GTGGTGTTTGACCATGATG GTATGAATTTTCGTCATACTCTATATCCATCTTACAAGAACAACCGCCCCCCTACACCTGATACCGTTGTTCAGGGGCTTCAATATTTGAAAGCATCCATCAAGGCTATGTCCATTAAAGTAATTGAG GTACCTGGTGTAGAAGCTGATGATGTGATTGGAACATTGGCTGTGAGAAGTGTTGATGATGGGTACAAG GTGCGAGTTGTTTCCCCAGACAAAGATTTCTTTCAGATTCTCTCCCCCTCTTTACGTCTTCTACGAATAGCACCACGGGGATTTGA TATGGTTTCATTTGGAATGGAAGATTTTGCTAAAAAGTATGGAGAACTGAAACCTTCACAATTCGTGGATGTGATAGCCCTTATTGGTGATTCTGCTGATAATATTCCAG GAGTTGAAGGAATTGGAAATGTTCGTGCTGTGCAACTCATCTCTAAATTTG GCTCATTGGAGAACTTGTTGCAACATGTTGATCAAGTTGAAGAACAACGTATTAGAGAG GCCTTGATAACTCATGCTGATCAAGCTATCCTAAGCAAGAACTTG GCATTGCTGCGTACTGATCTTCCATTCTACATGGTACCGTTTACTACCAGGGATCTCACTTTTAAGAAACCAGAG GACAATGGGGAGAAATTCCGAAGCCTCTTGACTGCTATTGCGGCTTATGCAGAAGGGTTTTCAGCTGAGCCAATGATAAGAAGAGCCATCTATTTGTGGAAGAAACTTCAAGCGCCGCAATGA
- the LOC123201929 gene encoding pentatricopeptide repeat-containing protein At3g14580, mitochondrial — protein MISRSLFASSLKLHQFIFLKPTVHLLSSFSSSAHQDSHNLYKLNHKDWLSPNEVLEIFSSLKEPTSIISVLNQYSQRRDYKPNEALFTLVINQLAQAKSFDAIEQIMQRIKHERSCRLSEEFFYNVIKIYGNQAGRIRKAIDTLFDMPNGYKCWPSVKTFNFVLNLLVANKLFDEIHEIYLSANKLGVEIDECCLNILVKGLCENGNLEAAFYVLDEFPKQNCRPNVRTFSTLMHGLCGKGKLEEAFGLLERMEREGIDADTITFNILISGLRKQGKVEEGMKLLERMKVKGCYPNAGSYQEVLYGLLDQERFVEAKKFVSQMINAHMSPSFVSYKRLIHGLCSEKLLEDVDSVLKQMVQQGFVPRMGMWRAIIRCVLSDNNACKNICIDEIFAS, from the coding sequence ATGATTTCACGTTCACTTTTTGCCAGTTCTTTGAAGCttcatcaatttatctttctaaAACCAACTGttcatcttctttcttctttctcttcatcGGCCCATCAAGATTCTCACAATCTCTATAAACTCAACCACAAAGACTGGCTATCACCAAACGAAGTCTTGGAAATTTTCTCTAGTCTCAAGGAACCCACCTCCATAATCTCAGTCCTAAACCAGTACTCTCAGAGAAGAGACTACAAACCCAATGAAGCTCTCTTCACTCTCGTCATCAACCAACTCGCTCAAGCCAAAAGTTTTGATGCTATTGAACAGATAATGCAAAGAATCAAACATGAACGCAGCTGTCGTTTATCCGAGGAGTTTTTCTACAATGTCATCAAGATTTATGGGAATCAAGCTGGGAGAATAAGGAAAGCTATTGACACTCTTTTTGACATGCCAAATGGGTATAAATGTTGGCCGAGTGTTAAAACCTTTAATTTTGTGTTGAATTTGCTTGTTGCAAACAAACTGTTTGATGAAATTCATGAAATTTATTTGAGTGCAAATAAGCTTGGTGTTGAGATTGATGAATGCTGTCTTAATATTCTTGTAAAAGGGTTGTGTGAAAATGGCAATTTGGAGGCCGCCTTTTATGTGCTCGATGAATTTCCTAAGCAAAATTGTAGGCCAAATGTGAGGACGTTTTCAACTTTGATGCATGGTTTGTGTGGAAAGGGGAAGCTTGAGGAGGCATTTGGGTTGCTTGAAAGAATGGAAAGAGAGGGAATTGATGCGGATACAATCACgtttaatatattgatttcaGGCCTTAGGAAGCAGGGCAAGGTTGAAGAGGGGATGAAGCTTTTGGAGAGGATGAAGGTTAAGGGGTGTTATCCAAATGCAGGCTCTTATCAAGAGGTTTTGTATGGATTGCTTGATCAGGAGAGGTTTGTGGAGGCCAAAAAATTTGTGAGTCAGATGATTAATGCGCATATGAGTCCTAGTTTTGTTTCATACAAGAGGCTGATTCATGGACTTTGCAGTGAGAAGTTATTGGAGGATGTGGATTCGGTTTTAAAGCAGATGGTGCAACAAGGTTTTGTTCCAAGAATGGGGATGTGGAGGGCGATTATTCGATGTGTTTTGTCAGATAATAATGCTTGTAAGaatatttgtattgatgaaaTTTTTGCTAGTTAG